A window of the Strix uralensis isolate ZFMK-TIS-50842 unplaced genomic scaffold, bStrUra1 scaffold_293, whole genome shotgun sequence genome harbors these coding sequences:
- the GAL3ST4 gene encoding galactose-3-O-sulfotransferase 4 isoform X2 has translation MMKLPPAYCRLQTLGAALGVCVTIGFTVQLLGGPFQRRAPVAPVGRPPAPCQPHTHLVFLKTHKTGGSSVVNLLHRFGEARGLRFALPHRYQFGYPGPFRAERVKGYRPGGPPFDIICHHMRFNLTEVQKVMPNDSFYFSIVRDPGTLGESAFAYYRAVAPAFRRAPSLAAFLAAPGRFYEAGARGNHYARNLQWFDFGLPAVGDGDGAAVAAALAGLERAFALVLLAEHFDESLVLLREALCWPEEAVAAFAHNGRPAEGAPRVSPAQAARLRAWNSLDWELYAHLNRSFWRRAEAFGAARLREEVARLRQHRAALARRCLQGGGPLPARAIPDGRLRPFQPPGRAQILGYALRAGLPPAERERCARLATPELQYKDILDQRQFGGGNVSVPPGG, from the exons ATGATGAAACTGCCACCTGCCTACTGCCGGCTTCAGAcgctgggggctgccctgggggtCTGCGTCACCATCGGCTTCACAGTGCAGCTCCTGGGGGGGCCCTTCCAGCGCAG GGCCCCCGTGGCCCCTGTCGGCCGCCCCCCggcaccctgccagccccacacccACTTGGTGTTTCTGAAGACCCACAAGACGGGGGGCAGCAGCGTGGTCAACCTGCTGCACCGCTTCGGAGAGGCGCGGGGGCTGCGCTTCGCCCTGCCCCACCGCTACCAGTTCGGGTACCCCGGCCCCTTCCGGGCCGAGCGGGTCAAGGGGTACCGCCCAGGGGGTCCCCCCTTTGACATCATCTGCCACCACATGCGCTTCAACCTCACGGAG GTGCAGAAGGTGATGCCCAACGACAGCTTCTACTTCTCCATCGTGCGGGACCCGGGCACGCTGGGCGAGTCGGCCTTCGCCTACTACCGGGCTGTGGCGCCGGCCTTCCGGCGGGCCCCGTCGCTGGCCGCCTTTCTGGCGGCCCCAGGGCGCTTCTACGAGGCCGGGGCACGGGGCAACCACTACGCCCGCAACCTGCAGTGGTTTGACTTCGGCCTGCCGGCAgtgggggacggggacggggcgGCGGTGGCAGCGGCGCTGGCGGGGCTGGAGCGGGCCTTCGCTCTGGTGCTGCTGGCTGAGCACTTCGACGAGTCGCTGGTGCTGCTGCGCGAGGCGCTGTGCTGGCCCGAGGAGGCCGTGGCCGCCTTCGCCCACAACGGCCGCCCCGCTGAAGGTGCCCCCCGCGTCTCGCCCGCCCAGGCCGCCCGCCTGCGGGCCTGGAACAGCCTCGACTGGGAGCTCTACGCCCACCTCAACCGGTCCTTCTGGCGCCGGGCCGAGGCCTTCGGAGCCGCCCGCCTGCGGGAGGAGGTGGCCCGCCTGCGCCAGCACCGTGCTGCCCTGGCCCGCCGCTGCCTGCAGGGTGGCGGACCCCTGCCCGCCCGTGCCATCCCTGATGGCCGCCTCCGCCCCTTCCAGCCCCCCGGCCGGGCTCAGATCCTGGGGTACGCCCTGCGGGCTGGGCTGCCCCCCGCCGAGCGGGAGCGCTGCGCTCGCCTCGCCACCCCCGAGCTGCAGTACAAGGACATCCTCGACCAGCGACAGTTTGGGGGGGGCAACGTGTCCGTCCCGCCCGGGGGATAG
- the GAL3ST4 gene encoding galactose-3-O-sulfotransferase 4 isoform X1 — MPGLPEPPFSRRMMKLPPAYCRLQTLGAALGVCVTIGFTVQLLGGPFQRRAPVAPVGRPPAPCQPHTHLVFLKTHKTGGSSVVNLLHRFGEARGLRFALPHRYQFGYPGPFRAERVKGYRPGGPPFDIICHHMRFNLTEVQKVMPNDSFYFSIVRDPGTLGESAFAYYRAVAPAFRRAPSLAAFLAAPGRFYEAGARGNHYARNLQWFDFGLPAVGDGDGAAVAAALAGLERAFALVLLAEHFDESLVLLREALCWPEEAVAAFAHNGRPAEGAPRVSPAQAARLRAWNSLDWELYAHLNRSFWRRAEAFGAARLREEVARLRQHRAALARRCLQGGGPLPARAIPDGRLRPFQPPGRAQILGYALRAGLPPAERERCARLATPELQYKDILDQRQFGGGNVSVPPGG, encoded by the exons ATGCCGGGGTTGCCTGAGCCACCGTTTTCCCGCAGGATGATGAAACTGCCACCTGCCTACTGCCGGCTTCAGAcgctgggggctgccctgggggtCTGCGTCACCATCGGCTTCACAGTGCAGCTCCTGGGGGGGCCCTTCCAGCGCAG GGCCCCCGTGGCCCCTGTCGGCCGCCCCCCggcaccctgccagccccacacccACTTGGTGTTTCTGAAGACCCACAAGACGGGGGGCAGCAGCGTGGTCAACCTGCTGCACCGCTTCGGAGAGGCGCGGGGGCTGCGCTTCGCCCTGCCCCACCGCTACCAGTTCGGGTACCCCGGCCCCTTCCGGGCCGAGCGGGTCAAGGGGTACCGCCCAGGGGGTCCCCCCTTTGACATCATCTGCCACCACATGCGCTTCAACCTCACGGAG GTGCAGAAGGTGATGCCCAACGACAGCTTCTACTTCTCCATCGTGCGGGACCCGGGCACGCTGGGCGAGTCGGCCTTCGCCTACTACCGGGCTGTGGCGCCGGCCTTCCGGCGGGCCCCGTCGCTGGCCGCCTTTCTGGCGGCCCCAGGGCGCTTCTACGAGGCCGGGGCACGGGGCAACCACTACGCCCGCAACCTGCAGTGGTTTGACTTCGGCCTGCCGGCAgtgggggacggggacggggcgGCGGTGGCAGCGGCGCTGGCGGGGCTGGAGCGGGCCTTCGCTCTGGTGCTGCTGGCTGAGCACTTCGACGAGTCGCTGGTGCTGCTGCGCGAGGCGCTGTGCTGGCCCGAGGAGGCCGTGGCCGCCTTCGCCCACAACGGCCGCCCCGCTGAAGGTGCCCCCCGCGTCTCGCCCGCCCAGGCCGCCCGCCTGCGGGCCTGGAACAGCCTCGACTGGGAGCTCTACGCCCACCTCAACCGGTCCTTCTGGCGCCGGGCCGAGGCCTTCGGAGCCGCCCGCCTGCGGGAGGAGGTGGCCCGCCTGCGCCAGCACCGTGCTGCCCTGGCCCGCCGCTGCCTGCAGGGTGGCGGACCCCTGCCCGCCCGTGCCATCCCTGATGGCCGCCTCCGCCCCTTCCAGCCCCCCGGCCGGGCTCAGATCCTGGGGTACGCCCTGCGGGCTGGGCTGCCCCCCGCCGAGCGGGAGCGCTGCGCTCGCCTCGCCACCCCCGAGCTGCAGTACAAGGACATCCTCGACCAGCGACAGTTTGGGGGGGGCAACGTGTCCGTCCCGCCCGGGGGATAG